One Silene latifolia isolate original U9 population chromosome 4, ASM4854445v1, whole genome shotgun sequence DNA segment encodes these proteins:
- the LOC141651558 gene encoding protein FAR1-RELATED SEQUENCE 1-like, which translates to MEQQRYNQIFLDAASDNTFPQVSSKTMIEKHASKIYTHTVFYDSQEQVQMAPCSCAIRGFSEQGNMHIINVEDAYRKHRIFQVAHNNESKETTCTCKMFEKKGILCKQISWITSGRGLQSILEQYIETRWTKKSYRKPLYGLDGKLLQDYDPTNLRKLELSRVWSEFYATISVLNSMTQTQIKELILMLLKFREKINPTKESLTKEQELEMLLGCSVKSNITVLPPKIAKNKGSGKRMKSNKDKAIEKFALC; encoded by the exons ATGGAACAACAACGCTATAATCAGATATTTCTTGATGCTGCAAGTGACAACACGTTTCCACAGGTTTCTTCTAAGACAATGATTGAGAAACATGCctctaaaatctacacacatactGTTTTCTATGATTCCCAAGAGCAAGTGCAAATGGCTCCCTGTTCGTGTGCCATTAGAGGATTTTCTGAGCAAGGAAACATGCACATTATAAATGTTGAAGATGCCTACAGGAAGCATAGAATATTTCAG GTTGCTCACAATAACGAATCGAAGGAAACAACATGTACGTGCAAGATGTTTGAGAAGAAAGGAATCCTTTGTAAACAAATTTCATGGATTACATCAGGAAGAGGATTGCAAAGCATACTGGAGCAGTACATCGAAACCAGATGGACGAAGAAGTCATATAGAAAGCCTTTGTATGGACTGGATGGAAAGTTATTGCAAGACTACGATCCCACTAATTTGAGAAAGTTGGAATTATCAAGGGTATGGTCTGAGTTTTATGCAACAATAAGTGTTCTTAACTCGATGACTCAAACTCAGATCAAGGAGCTAATTTTGATGCTTTTAAAATTCCGAGAGAAAATAAATCCAACAAAAGAGAGCTTGACAAAGGAACAAGAACTGGAAATGCTCTTAGGTTGTTCAGTAAAATCAAATATTACTGTTCTTCCGCCAAAGATTGCAAAAAACAAAGGAAGTGGCaagagaatgaaatcaaacaAGGATAAGGCAATTGAGAAG TTTGCTCTTTGCTGA